Proteins from one Listeria innocua genomic window:
- the trmFO gene encoding FADH(2)-oxidizing methylenetetrahydrofolate--tRNA-(uracil(54)-C(5))-methyltransferase TrmFO, giving the protein MEKSVNVIGAGLAGSEAAWQLVKRGVKVDLYEMRPVKQTPAHHTDKFAELVCTNSLRANGLTNAVGVIKEEMRLLDSIIIESADKASVPAGGALAVDRHEFSGYITDKVKNHPLVTIHTEEVTSIPEGPTIIATGPLTSPALAEEIKRLTGEEYLYFYDAAAPIIEKDSIDMDKVYLKSRYDKGEAAYLNCPMSEEEFNTFYEALVTAETAALKEFEKEVFFEGCMPIEVMAKRGIKTMLFGPLKPVGLEDPKTGKRPYAVLQLRQDDAAGTLYNMVGFQTHLKWGEQKRVFGLIPGLENAEIVRYGVMHRNTFINSPTVLEPTYQLKTRNDLFFAGQMTGVEGYVESAASGLAAGINAANFVQDKEPIVFPPESAIGSLANYITSASKKSFQPMNVNFGLFPELPTKIRAKQERNEKLAERALDAIKKVAEQL; this is encoded by the coding sequence ATGGAAAAAAGTGTTAATGTAATTGGAGCAGGATTAGCTGGCAGTGAAGCAGCTTGGCAACTTGTAAAACGAGGTGTAAAGGTAGATTTATACGAAATGAGACCGGTAAAGCAAACACCAGCTCATCATACTGATAAATTTGCGGAGTTAGTATGTACCAATTCACTGCGAGCTAATGGCTTAACTAATGCGGTGGGCGTAATTAAAGAAGAAATGCGGTTACTTGACTCGATTATTATTGAATCAGCTGACAAAGCTTCTGTGCCAGCTGGAGGAGCACTTGCAGTTGATCGCCATGAATTTTCTGGCTATATCACGGACAAAGTGAAAAATCATCCACTCGTTACAATTCATACTGAAGAAGTCACATCTATTCCAGAAGGACCAACCATCATTGCAACAGGTCCACTGACTAGCCCAGCTCTAGCCGAAGAAATTAAACGCTTAACGGGTGAAGAGTATCTTTATTTTTATGATGCAGCAGCGCCTATTATTGAAAAAGATAGTATCGACATGGATAAAGTATATTTAAAATCAAGATATGATAAAGGGGAAGCAGCTTATCTAAACTGCCCAATGTCAGAAGAAGAATTTAACACTTTTTATGAAGCATTAGTAACTGCCGAAACAGCCGCATTAAAAGAATTTGAAAAAGAGGTTTTCTTTGAAGGATGTATGCCGATAGAAGTAATGGCAAAACGTGGTATTAAAACAATGCTATTTGGCCCACTTAAACCAGTTGGATTAGAAGATCCAAAAACTGGCAAAAGACCATATGCAGTGTTGCAATTAAGACAAGATGATGCAGCAGGGACGCTTTATAACATGGTAGGCTTCCAAACGCATCTTAAATGGGGCGAACAAAAACGTGTATTTGGCTTAATTCCAGGCCTAGAAAATGCGGAAATTGTTCGTTATGGAGTAATGCACCGAAACACATTTATTAACTCACCGACTGTACTTGAGCCAACCTATCAATTGAAAACGAGAAATGACTTATTTTTCGCTGGTCAAATGACTGGTGTGGAAGGTTATGTGGAGTCAGCAGCTAGCGGACTTGCAGCAGGAATCAATGCAGCTAATTTTGTACAAGACAAAGAGCCGATTGTTTTCCCTCCTGAGTCTGCGATTGGAAGTTTAGCAAATTACATTACAAGTGCTAGTAAGAAATCTTTCCAACCAATGAATGTAAATTTCGGTCTATTTCCGGAGTTACCAACTAAGATTCGCGCTAAACAAGAGCGTAATGAAAAATTGGCTGAAAGAGCATTAGATGCAATAAAAAAGGTTGCAGAACAACTTTAA
- the xerC gene encoding tyrosine recombinase XerC, translating into MTQEGQLEKRFLDYLHSERNYSEHTSTAYENDLSDFRRFLNEQAIIEYQQVTFLDVRIYLTELKQKSFSRTTVARKISSLRSFYTFLLRENVITENPFTYVSHAKNQLRLPKFFYSEEMEALFQVVYEDNETLTLRDRVILEVLYGTGIRVSECAGIMLSDLDTSYQAILIRGKGNKERYVPFGAYAEDAITDYLSGRIELMTRFKKTHDSLLINHYGDPLTTRGIRYCLTKIISKASLTRKIHPHMLRHTFATDLLNNGADMRTVQELLGHASLSSTQIYTHVTKEHLKSTYMKHHPRA; encoded by the coding sequence ATGACGCAAGAGGGGCAGTTAGAGAAGCGATTTCTTGACTATCTTCACTCAGAACGAAATTATTCAGAACATACAAGTACGGCTTATGAAAATGATTTAAGTGATTTTCGTCGCTTCTTAAATGAACAAGCTATTATAGAGTATCAACAAGTTACATTTTTAGACGTTCGAATTTATTTAACTGAATTAAAGCAAAAATCTTTTTCTAGAACAACTGTAGCTCGAAAGATTTCAAGTTTACGGAGTTTTTACACTTTTCTTTTAAGGGAGAATGTGATTACTGAAAACCCATTTACCTACGTTTCACATGCGAAAAATCAGCTAAGGCTTCCCAAATTTTTCTATTCAGAAGAAATGGAAGCTTTGTTTCAAGTGGTTTATGAAGATAATGAAACGCTTACACTGAGAGATCGAGTGATTTTAGAGGTGCTCTATGGTACTGGAATTCGGGTGAGTGAATGTGCAGGAATCATGCTTTCTGACTTAGATACATCTTATCAAGCAATTCTGATTCGAGGAAAAGGGAATAAAGAACGCTATGTACCGTTTGGTGCCTATGCGGAAGATGCGATAACAGATTATTTAAGTGGGCGAATAGAATTAATGACTCGTTTCAAAAAAACGCATGACTCATTACTTATTAATCATTACGGAGATCCGCTTACAACAAGAGGGATTAGATATTGTTTAACGAAAATAATTAGTAAAGCTTCATTAACTCGAAAAATCCATCCGCATATGCTACGCCACACCTTTGCGACGGACTTACTTAACAACGGTGCGGATATGAGGACGGTACAGGAGTTGCTTGGACATGCTAGCTTATCATCCACCCAGATATATACGCACGTGACAAAAGAACATTTAAAATCTACTTATATGAAACATCATCCGAGAGCTTAA
- the hslV gene encoding ATP-dependent protease subunit HslV produces the protein MELHATTIFAVQHDGKAAMAGDGQVTLGESVVMKHTAKKVRRLFHDKVIAGFAGSVADAFTLFEKFEAKLNEYNGNLERAAVELAQQWRSDSVLRKLEAMLIVMDKDTLLLVSGTGEVIEPDDGILAIGSGGNYALAAGRALKRHNGGQMEAKDIARHALEIASEICVFTNDHITVEEL, from the coding sequence ATGGAATTACATGCTACTACAATTTTTGCCGTGCAGCACGATGGTAAAGCTGCGATGGCTGGGGACGGTCAAGTCACGCTCGGGGAATCGGTAGTAATGAAACACACTGCCAAAAAAGTTCGCCGCCTTTTTCATGATAAGGTAATAGCTGGTTTTGCTGGATCCGTTGCAGATGCCTTTACTTTATTTGAAAAATTCGAAGCAAAATTAAATGAATATAATGGAAACTTAGAAAGAGCTGCTGTGGAACTCGCGCAACAATGGCGAAGTGATAGTGTTCTACGTAAATTAGAAGCGATGTTGATCGTAATGGACAAAGATACATTGTTGTTAGTTTCTGGAACAGGTGAAGTTATTGAACCAGATGATGGCATTTTAGCAATCGGTTCTGGTGGTAACTATGCTCTAGCTGCTGGTAGAGCGTTAAAAAGACATAATGGCGGACAAATGGAAGCTAAAGACATAGCTCGTCATGCACTGGAAATCGCTTCTGAAATTTGTGTGTTTACGAATGACCATATTACAGTAGAAGAGCTTTGA
- the hslU gene encoding ATP-dependent protease ATPase subunit HslU translates to MTNLTLMNQLTPKQIVEKLDQYIIGQTGAKKSVAVALRNRYRRQLMDESIRDEIIPKNILMIGPTGVGKTEIARRIAKIVRAPFSKVEATKFTEVGYVGRDVESMVRDLVEVSVRLVKEEKMQLVRVKAEKNAEKRLIKLLAPSQKKKQTTSQNPLEALFGSMNQPDEPAEEEVDQELKNKRSQIEWRLQNGELDDEIVTVEVKEQQNPMFDMMRGTGMDQMSGMQDALSGMFPAKKKKRKVTVREAKKILFEDEASKLIDSDELAAEGIHRAEQMGMIFIDEIDKIASKEGGGNAQVSREGVQRDILPIVEGSQISTKYGTVNTEYILFIAAGAFHMSKPSDLIPELQGRFPIRIELDKLTQEDFYKILTEPDNALIKQYKALLKTEGIDLIFTKEAVERIAEIAFQVNQDSDNIGARRLHTILEKLLEDLLFEAPEINMESIKVTENYVNEKLAPIMTNKDLTQFIL, encoded by the coding sequence TTGACAAATTTAACGTTAATGAACCAGTTGACACCAAAGCAAATTGTCGAAAAACTGGATCAATATATTATTGGACAAACCGGAGCGAAAAAATCAGTTGCTGTAGCACTAAGAAACCGCTATCGTAGACAACTGATGGATGAATCTATCCGAGATGAAATTATTCCAAAAAATATTCTGATGATTGGCCCAACTGGGGTAGGTAAAACAGAAATTGCACGCCGAATTGCAAAAATCGTTCGCGCACCTTTTTCAAAAGTAGAGGCTACTAAATTTACTGAAGTCGGCTATGTTGGACGCGACGTGGAATCAATGGTTCGCGATTTAGTTGAAGTGTCAGTACGTTTAGTAAAAGAAGAAAAAATGCAATTAGTACGTGTGAAAGCTGAAAAAAATGCCGAAAAACGACTAATTAAATTACTAGCACCAAGTCAAAAGAAAAAGCAAACAACATCACAAAATCCACTAGAGGCGCTTTTTGGCAGTATGAATCAACCTGATGAACCTGCTGAGGAAGAAGTAGACCAAGAATTAAAGAATAAAAGAAGCCAAATTGAATGGCGCCTTCAAAACGGAGAGCTTGATGATGAAATAGTAACAGTTGAAGTAAAAGAGCAACAAAACCCGATGTTTGATATGATGCGTGGAACTGGAATGGACCAAATGAGCGGCATGCAAGATGCTCTTTCAGGTATGTTCCCAGCGAAGAAGAAAAAACGCAAAGTAACCGTTCGTGAAGCGAAGAAAATTCTTTTTGAGGATGAAGCATCTAAATTGATTGATTCAGATGAACTCGCAGCAGAAGGAATTCATCGCGCAGAGCAAATGGGTATGATTTTCATTGATGAAATTGATAAAATCGCTAGTAAAGAAGGCGGCGGAAATGCGCAAGTTTCCCGTGAAGGTGTTCAAAGAGACATTCTTCCAATCGTTGAGGGGTCGCAAATTTCTACCAAATATGGTACAGTCAACACGGAGTACATTTTATTCATTGCCGCTGGAGCTTTTCATATGTCTAAACCAAGTGATTTAATTCCAGAGCTTCAAGGTCGTTTTCCAATTAGAATTGAGCTGGATAAGTTAACACAAGAAGATTTCTACAAAATCTTAACAGAACCAGACAATGCGCTAATTAAACAATACAAAGCTTTACTCAAAACAGAAGGAATTGACTTGATTTTTACAAAAGAAGCTGTAGAAAGAATCGCTGAGATTGCATTCCAAGTTAATCAAGATTCAGATAATATCGGAGCAAGAAGACTTCATACCATTTTAGAAAAATTACTAGAGGATTTACTTTTTGAAGCACCTGAAATTAATATGGAATCCATCAAAGTAACAGAAAACTATGTTAATGAAAAACTTGCGCCAATAATGACGAATAAAGACTTAACACAATTTATTTTATAA
- the codY gene encoding GTP-sensing pleiotropic transcriptional regulator CodY has translation MTLLEKTRKINAMLQNAAGKTVNFKEMADTLTDVIEANTYIVSRKGKLLGYSEALPIENDRMKQMLTERQFPEEYTQSLFNVGETSSNLEVSSQYTAFPIENSDLFTKGLTTIVPIVGGGERLGTLILSRLESNFTDDDLLLAEYGGTVVGMEILHEKAEEIEEEARSRAVVQMAISSLSYSELEAIEHIFDELNGKEGLLVASKIADRVGITRSVIVNALRKLESAGVIDSRSLGMKGTFIRVLNDKFLVELEKLKNN, from the coding sequence ATGACTTTATTAGAAAAAACAAGAAAAATTAATGCTATGTTACAAAACGCTGCAGGTAAAACAGTAAACTTTAAAGAAATGGCTGATACTTTAACAGACGTAATTGAAGCAAATACGTATATCGTAAGCCGTAAAGGTAAATTACTTGGTTATTCTGAAGCATTACCAATCGAAAACGACCGTATGAAACAAATGCTTACAGAACGCCAATTCCCAGAAGAATATACTCAAAGTTTATTTAATGTTGGTGAAACTTCTTCTAACTTAGAAGTATCAAGTCAATATACTGCTTTTCCAATCGAAAACAGTGATTTGTTTACTAAAGGTTTAACAACTATCGTACCTATCGTTGGTGGTGGCGAACGCCTTGGAACACTTATCTTATCTCGTTTAGAAAGCAATTTCACAGACGATGATTTGTTATTAGCTGAATACGGCGGAACTGTTGTTGGTATGGAAATCCTACATGAAAAAGCAGAAGAAATTGAAGAAGAAGCTCGTAGCCGTGCAGTTGTACAAATGGCAATTAGCTCTCTTTCTTACAGTGAATTAGAAGCTATTGAGCATATTTTTGATGAATTAAATGGTAAAGAAGGCCTTCTTGTTGCCTCTAAAATCGCAGACCGTGTCGGCATTACACGCTCTGTAATCGTTAATGCGCTTCGTAAATTAGAAAGTGCAGGCGTTATTGATTCTCGCTCATTAGGAATGAAAGGTACATTTATCCGTGTACTTAATGATAAATTCCTAGTAGAACTTGAAAAACTTAAAAATAACTAA
- a CDS encoding acyl-CoA thioesterase — MEIAETTIEVRYAETDQMGVVYHNNYLVWMEIGRTRLIEQLGFRYFDMEEAGYLSPVLDVHIHYGKPLRYGQKAVVKTWIKGYDGLRVTYGYEICYEGTNEVAITGETEHVCVTKEDFRPVSLRRTFPNWHEAYLKALE, encoded by the coding sequence ATGGAAATTGCTGAAACAACCATTGAAGTACGCTATGCAGAAACAGATCAAATGGGGGTTGTTTATCATAATAATTACCTTGTTTGGATGGAAATTGGTCGAACAAGATTAATTGAACAATTAGGTTTTCGTTATTTTGATATGGAAGAAGCGGGGTACCTTTCTCCGGTATTAGATGTGCATATTCATTACGGAAAACCACTGCGCTACGGACAGAAAGCAGTTGTAAAAACATGGATAAAAGGGTATGATGGACTTCGTGTTACTTATGGTTATGAAATTTGCTATGAAGGAACAAATGAAGTAGCAATAACTGGAGAAACAGAGCATGTTTGTGTAACAAAAGAAGATTTTCGGCCTGTTTCGTTAAGAAGAACTTTCCCGAATTGGCATGAAGCCTATCTAAAAGCTTTAGAATAA
- a CDS encoding aldose 1-epimerase family protein, translating to MIKLENELLLVEMKEAGAELTRIFHKDTKLEYLWNADSTFWGRHSPVLFPTVGRLVEDTYFVDGNPYHLGQHGFARDRDFKVVEHTENAVRFELDADEDSLTIYPYKFKLSIIYTIEKDSVAVSYEVENTDNKRIYFSIGAHPAFNLPLTDGTTFEDYYLDFGTEENLETLCLEGPYRSGKIEKVVNEPARYLPLSYDLFKNDALIFEALKQKEITIKSDKTPHFVKVSFPEFPFVGVWTAKAGTPFLCIEPWYGIADGAGKSVELRDKAGIEHLEPEAVFASEYKITIG from the coding sequence ATGATTAAACTAGAAAATGAATTACTACTTGTAGAAATGAAAGAAGCTGGTGCTGAATTAACACGAATTTTCCACAAAGATACTAAGTTAGAGTATTTATGGAATGCAGATAGTACCTTTTGGGGGCGTCATTCTCCGGTTCTATTCCCGACAGTAGGTAGACTTGTTGAGGATACTTATTTTGTAGATGGTAACCCGTATCACTTAGGTCAACACGGCTTTGCGCGTGATCGTGATTTTAAAGTAGTGGAGCACACAGAAAACGCTGTACGCTTTGAACTAGATGCGGATGAAGATTCATTAACGATTTATCCGTATAAATTTAAATTATCGATTATTTATACAATAGAAAAAGATTCAGTTGCGGTTTCTTATGAAGTGGAAAATACGGACAATAAGCGCATCTATTTCTCCATCGGCGCGCATCCAGCCTTTAATTTACCACTTACTGACGGAACTACATTTGAAGATTATTATTTGGATTTTGGAACAGAAGAGAATCTCGAAACACTTTGTCTGGAAGGCCCTTATCGCAGTGGTAAAATTGAAAAAGTTGTCAATGAACCAGCAAGATATTTGCCATTAAGCTATGATTTATTTAAAAATGATGCACTGATTTTTGAAGCATTAAAGCAAAAAGAAATTACGATTAAATCAGACAAAACTCCACATTTTGTAAAAGTGTCATTTCCAGAGTTCCCGTTTGTTGGGGTTTGGACAGCAAAAGCAGGAACGCCTTTCTTATGTATCGAACCTTGGTACGGAATTGCAGATGGTGCTGGAAAATCGGTTGAGCTTCGAGATAAAGCAGGTATTGAACATCTAGAACCAGAAGCAGTTTTCGCTTCTGAATATAAAATTACTATTGGTTAA
- the plsY gene encoding glycerol-3-phosphate 1-O-acyltransferase PlsY — protein sequence MTINLILLSLLAYVIGSIPSGLWIGKIFYKKDIRDFGSGNLGATNSFRVLGVKAGSIVTVMDILKGTVATLLPFFFQLNVNHHFWLLTGAFAIIGHSFPLFAGFRGGKAVATSAGVILAYAPLLFVAALVVFLLTLKISKYVSLSSMIGALAALIISFFMGDWILIILVACIALFVIWRHRANITRIRNGEEPKIKWM from the coding sequence ATGACTATTAATTTAATTCTGCTTTCTTTGTTAGCTTATGTAATCGGTTCAATACCTTCTGGCTTATGGATCGGTAAAATTTTTTACAAAAAAGATATTCGTGATTTTGGTAGCGGAAATTTAGGAGCTACAAACTCCTTCCGTGTTTTAGGGGTAAAAGCGGGCAGTATTGTTACAGTGATGGATATTTTAAAAGGTACTGTCGCAACATTACTTCCATTCTTTTTCCAACTAAATGTTAATCATCATTTCTGGTTACTTACGGGAGCATTTGCGATTATCGGACATAGTTTCCCGCTTTTCGCAGGATTCAGAGGTGGGAAAGCAGTTGCTACTTCTGCTGGTGTTATCCTTGCTTATGCACCACTTTTGTTTGTAGCAGCACTAGTCGTTTTCTTATTAACATTAAAAATCAGCAAATATGTGTCGCTTAGTTCAATGATTGGAGCACTTGCAGCATTAATTATTTCTTTTTTCATGGGAGACTGGATTTTAATTATCCTCGTTGCTTGCATCGCTCTCTTTGTTATTTGGCGCCACCGAGCAAATATTACGCGCATTCGAAACGGCGAAGAACCAAAAATAAAATGGATGTAA
- a CDS encoding CoA-binding protein, with translation MQNPTKEEIAHILREAKVIAVVGLSDKPDRTSYRVSQIMQQAGYKIIPVNPNANEILGEKAVKRLTDIKEHVDIVNVFRRSEFLPDIAREFDQIDADVFWAQLGIVNQEAFDFLTEKGYSTVMDYCIKVAYQEMDY, from the coding sequence ATGCAAAATCCAACAAAAGAGGAAATAGCGCATATTTTAAGAGAAGCAAAAGTAATCGCAGTCGTTGGTTTGAGTGATAAACCAGACCGCACAAGTTACCGAGTAAGCCAAATCATGCAACAAGCTGGGTATAAAATTATTCCAGTAAATCCTAATGCAAATGAAATTCTTGGAGAAAAAGCTGTAAAGAGATTAACTGACATTAAAGAACACGTTGATATTGTGAATGTTTTCCGTCGCTCGGAATTTTTACCAGACATAGCGCGGGAATTCGACCAAATAGACGCAGACGTGTTTTGGGCACAACTTGGCATTGTTAATCAGGAAGCATTTGATTTTTTGACAGAAAAAGGATATTCTACTGTCATGGATTATTGCATTAAGGTTGCTTATCAAGAAATGGATTACTAA
- the parE gene encoding DNA topoisomerase IV subunit B yields MNRNEYNDDSIQVLEGLEAVRKRPAMYIGSTDVRGLHHLVYEIVDNSVDETLAGFGKKIVVTLHDDGSVSVSDEGRGMPVGMHKTGKSTVEVILTVLHAGGKFGQEGGYKTSGGLHGVGSSVVNALSEWLVVTINRDGATYQQKFKDGGKPDGTLKKIGKSKATGTTIRFKPDPAIFPTTSFNYETLSERLRESAFLLKGMLIQLVDERVGMAESFHFEEGVKNFVEYINEGKDVLHPVVSFEGENATIEVEMAFQFNDGYSENILSFVNNVRTRGAGSHESGMKAAMTRIFNDYARRVNLLKEKDKNLEGSDIREGLSAVLSIRVPEKILQFEGQTKEKLGTQEARQAVDAVVAEHLAYFLAENPETSSLLVKKAVKAREAREAARKAREETRNGKKKKRSETLLSGKLTPAQSRNPNKNELYLVEGDSAGGSAKQGRDRRFQAILPLRGKVINTEKAKLQDILKNEEISTIIHTVGAGVGTEFDVEDCNYDKVVIMTDADTDGAHIQVLLLTFFYRYMRPLVEAGKVFIALPPLYKVSRGSGKKEVIEYAWTDEELDAAIQKIGKGYMIQRYKGLGEMNADQLWETTMNPDTRTLIRVRVDDSARAERRVATLMGDKVEPRRQWIEKHVEFSMEDSQNILENENMMVEEAKDI; encoded by the coding sequence ATGAATCGGAATGAGTATAATGATGATTCTATTCAGGTGCTTGAAGGACTGGAAGCGGTCCGGAAACGCCCAGCGATGTATATTGGCTCAACTGATGTACGCGGGCTGCACCATTTAGTATATGAGATAGTAGATAACTCGGTCGATGAGACCCTTGCAGGATTTGGTAAAAAGATAGTTGTGACGCTTCATGATGATGGTAGCGTTAGTGTTAGCGATGAAGGCCGCGGAATGCCAGTTGGAATGCATAAAACTGGTAAATCTACGGTAGAAGTTATTTTGACCGTTCTTCATGCTGGCGGTAAGTTTGGCCAAGAAGGTGGCTATAAAACAAGTGGAGGACTTCACGGCGTAGGGTCTTCTGTTGTAAATGCACTTTCTGAATGGCTAGTTGTTACAATCAATCGTGACGGCGCAACATACCAGCAAAAATTTAAAGATGGCGGGAAACCAGATGGAACACTTAAAAAAATTGGCAAATCTAAAGCCACTGGTACTACGATTCGCTTTAAACCAGATCCAGCCATTTTCCCAACAACTTCCTTTAATTATGAAACATTATCCGAACGTTTAAGAGAATCAGCATTTCTTCTTAAAGGCATGCTAATTCAATTAGTCGACGAACGTGTTGGTATGGCAGAGTCTTTCCACTTTGAAGAAGGTGTGAAGAACTTTGTTGAATATATTAATGAAGGAAAAGATGTACTTCACCCAGTAGTCAGTTTTGAAGGAGAAAATGCGACCATTGAAGTAGAAATGGCGTTCCAATTCAATGATGGCTACTCTGAAAATATCTTGAGTTTTGTTAATAACGTTCGAACTCGTGGAGCAGGTTCGCATGAGTCTGGAATGAAAGCTGCGATGACACGTATTTTCAATGACTACGCTCGTCGGGTAAACTTACTCAAAGAAAAAGATAAAAATCTTGAAGGTAGCGATATTCGCGAAGGCTTATCCGCTGTACTTTCTATTCGCGTACCAGAAAAAATTCTTCAATTTGAAGGTCAAACAAAAGAGAAGCTAGGGACACAGGAAGCGCGTCAAGCAGTTGATGCAGTTGTGGCGGAACATTTAGCTTACTTCCTTGCTGAAAACCCAGAAACAAGCTCTCTTCTAGTTAAAAAGGCAGTTAAAGCAAGAGAAGCAAGAGAAGCAGCCAGAAAAGCCCGTGAAGAAACACGTAATGGCAAGAAAAAGAAACGTTCAGAAACACTTCTTTCTGGAAAATTGACACCAGCACAATCAAGAAATCCTAACAAAAATGAACTGTATCTTGTCGAAGGAGACTCGGCCGGTGGATCTGCCAAACAAGGTCGTGACCGCCGTTTCCAAGCAATTTTGCCACTTCGAGGAAAAGTAATTAATACTGAAAAAGCAAAATTACAAGATATTCTAAAAAACGAAGAAATTAGTACCATTATTCATACAGTTGGTGCCGGAGTTGGTACTGAGTTTGATGTAGAGGACTGTAACTATGACAAAGTAGTTATCATGACCGATGCTGATACGGATGGTGCCCACATTCAAGTACTATTATTAACATTTTTCTATCGTTATATGCGACCTCTTGTGGAAGCAGGAAAAGTCTTTATTGCCTTACCACCACTTTACAAAGTAAGCCGTGGTTCTGGTAAAAAAGAAGTGATTGAATATGCCTGGACAGACGAAGAATTAGATGCAGCTATTCAAAAAATCGGTAAAGGCTATATGATTCAACGTTACAAAGGTCTTGGGGAAATGAATGCAGACCAACTTTGGGAAACAACAATGAACCCAGATACACGTACGTTAATTCGTGTGCGCGTGGATGATTCCGCACGCGCAGAACGACGCGTAGCAACACTGATGGGCGACAAAGTAGAACCAAGACGTCAGTGGATTGAAAAGCATGTCGAGTTTTCTATGGAAGATAGCCAAAACATTTTAGAAAATGAAAACATGATGGTTGAGGAGGCGAAAGACATTTGA